A single region of the Hylaeus volcanicus isolate JK05 chromosome 5, UHH_iyHylVolc1.0_haploid, whole genome shotgun sequence genome encodes:
- the LOC128877350 gene encoding ubiquitin-conjugating enzyme E2 C, whose product MAQNINPFYSSQNVPNKASEEKQNVPKDNHAVSKRLQKELMVLMMSTEKGVSAFPDGENLFKWIGTITGPRDTVYAGLTYKLTLEFPHSYPYSAPVVRFATPCFHPNVDAVGNICLDILKDKWSALYDVRTILLSIQSLLSEPNNESPLNPQAAKLWTDQTKYKKHLTEEYHRALNRDQQDS is encoded by the exons ATGGCACAGAATATAAATCCATTTTATTCGTCTCAAAACGTGCCGAACAAAGCTTCCGAGGAAAAGCAGAATGTACCAAAAGATAACCATGCAGTTAGTAAACG ATTGCAGAAGGAACTGATGGTTTTAATGATGAGTACTGAGAAAGGTGTCTCCGCTTTTCCTGATggcgaaaatttgtttaaatggaTTGGAACTATCACAGGACCAAGGGACACG gTTTACGCCGGACTTACTTACAAGTTGACTTTGGAATTTCCCCATAGTTACCCATACAGTGCACCGGTAGTGCGCTTTGCTACACCTTGTTTTCATCCAAATGTGGATGCAGTGGGTAACATTTGTTTGGATATATTAAAAGACAAATGGAGTGCTTTATATGATGTGCGCACTATACTGTTATCAATACAATCTCTTCTTAGTG AACCTAACAATGAAAGCCCCCTCAATCCTCAAGCGGCAAAATTGTGGACCGATCAAACAAAgtataagaaacatttaacAGAGGAATATCACAGAGCTTTGAATCGCGATCAACAGGACTCATGA
- the LOC128877344 gene encoding valacyclovir hydrolase-like isoform X1, with the protein MLVILNRSLINKTSVCLRTSSYIGSLNGVKSFGTSSMAQVTYDTLIILSDDVDIHSKNSEIVQQERKVNVDGVDINCLSVGTGEHPVLLLPGAAGSIWTDFKPQIEGLDKEKFTIVAWDPPGYGKSRPPDRKFPEDFFQRDAVWANNLMKVLGHSKFSLIGWSDGAITSLILSSMFPENIRKMVAVAGNSYISPKEVEIYKKFRDIDTWSEKMRAPMIQVYGEEYFRKIWTGWVDGVEKIYEKQNGDICKGCLSKIKCPTLIVQGNKDAMVLPEHPVYLKEHIAGAKLKLMENGAHNLHLRYPEEFNALVTEFLTE; encoded by the exons ATGTTAGTGATATTAAATCGAAGTTTGATTAACAAAACATCGGTTTGTTTACGCACCAGTTCTTATATTGGTTCGCTAAATGGCGTAAAGTCGTTTGGTACCTCTTCGATGGCACAGGTAACATACGACACATTGATTATCTTATCAGATGATGTAGATATTCACagtaaaaattctgaaattgttCAGCAGGAACGAAAAGTAAACGTGGATGGGGTGGATATCAATTGTTTGAGTGTAGGAACGGGTGAACATCCAGTTTTGCTTCTACCTGGTGCTGCAG GTTCGATATGGACAGACTTCAAACCACAAATAGAGGGTCTCGACAAAGAGAAGTTCACCATAGTCGCTTGGGATCCACCCGGTTATGGCAAGTCCAGACCACCCGATAGGAAATTTCCAGAAGACTTCTTCCAACGTGACGCTGTTTGGgctaataatttaatgaaagtttTGGGCCACTCGAAATTTTCGTTAATAGGATGGAGCGATGGAGCCATTACTTCGTTGATACTCTCCTCAATGTTCCctgaaaatattagaaaaatggtAGCCGTTGCAGGGAACTCGTACATAAGTCCAAAAGAAGTagaaatttacaaaa AATTCAGAGACATCGACACTTGGTCGGAGAAAATGCGAGCACCGATGATACAGGTTTATGGAGAGGAGTATTTTCGAAAGATCTGGACCGGCTGGGTCGACGGCGTTgagaaaatatacgaaaaacaaaatggcgacATTTGCAAAGGGTGTCTGTCGAAAATCAAATGTCCCACTTTGATCGTTCAGGGAAACAAGGACGCGATGGTTCTCCCTGAGCATCCTGTTTACCTGAAGGAACACATCGCGGGAGCAAA ATTGAAGCTGATGGAAAATGGGGCCCACAACTTGCACCTGCGATACCCAGAAGAATTCAACGCTCTCGTCACCGAATTTCTCACGGAATAA
- the LOC128877344 gene encoding valacyclovir hydrolase-like isoform X3, translating to MLVILNRSLINKTSVCLRTSSYIGSLNGVKSFGTSSMAQERKVNVDGVDINCLSVGTGEHPVLLLPGAAGSIWTDFKPQIEGLDKEKFTIVAWDPPGYGKSRPPDRKFPEDFFQRDAVWANNLMKVLGHSKFSLIGWSDGAITSLILSSMFPENIRKMVAVAGNSYISPKEVEIYKKFRDIDTWSEKMRAPMIQVYGEEYFRKIWTGWVDGVEKIYEKQNGDICKGCLSKIKCPTLIVQGNKDAMVLPEHPVYLKEHIAGAKLKLMENGAHNLHLRYPEEFNALVTEFLTE from the exons ATGTTAGTGATATTAAATCGAAGTTTGATTAACAAAACATCGGTTTGTTTACGCACCAGTTCTTATATTGGTTCGCTAAATGGCGTAAAGTCGTTTGGTACCTCTTCGATGGCACAG GAACGAAAAGTAAACGTGGATGGGGTGGATATCAATTGTTTGAGTGTAGGAACGGGTGAACATCCAGTTTTGCTTCTACCTGGTGCTGCAG GTTCGATATGGACAGACTTCAAACCACAAATAGAGGGTCTCGACAAAGAGAAGTTCACCATAGTCGCTTGGGATCCACCCGGTTATGGCAAGTCCAGACCACCCGATAGGAAATTTCCAGAAGACTTCTTCCAACGTGACGCTGTTTGGgctaataatttaatgaaagtttTGGGCCACTCGAAATTTTCGTTAATAGGATGGAGCGATGGAGCCATTACTTCGTTGATACTCTCCTCAATGTTCCctgaaaatattagaaaaatggtAGCCGTTGCAGGGAACTCGTACATAAGTCCAAAAGAAGTagaaatttacaaaa AATTCAGAGACATCGACACTTGGTCGGAGAAAATGCGAGCACCGATGATACAGGTTTATGGAGAGGAGTATTTTCGAAAGATCTGGACCGGCTGGGTCGACGGCGTTgagaaaatatacgaaaaacaaaatggcgacATTTGCAAAGGGTGTCTGTCGAAAATCAAATGTCCCACTTTGATCGTTCAGGGAAACAAGGACGCGATGGTTCTCCCTGAGCATCCTGTTTACCTGAAGGAACACATCGCGGGAGCAAA ATTGAAGCTGATGGAAAATGGGGCCCACAACTTGCACCTGCGATACCCAGAAGAATTCAACGCTCTCGTCACCGAATTTCTCACGGAATAA
- the LOC128877344 gene encoding valacyclovir hydrolase-like isoform X2: MLVILNRSLINKTSVCLRTSSYIGSLNGVKSFGTSSMAQQERKVNVDGVDINCLSVGTGEHPVLLLPGAAGSIWTDFKPQIEGLDKEKFTIVAWDPPGYGKSRPPDRKFPEDFFQRDAVWANNLMKVLGHSKFSLIGWSDGAITSLILSSMFPENIRKMVAVAGNSYISPKEVEIYKKFRDIDTWSEKMRAPMIQVYGEEYFRKIWTGWVDGVEKIYEKQNGDICKGCLSKIKCPTLIVQGNKDAMVLPEHPVYLKEHIAGAKLKLMENGAHNLHLRYPEEFNALVTEFLTE; the protein is encoded by the exons ATGTTAGTGATATTAAATCGAAGTTTGATTAACAAAACATCGGTTTGTTTACGCACCAGTTCTTATATTGGTTCGCTAAATGGCGTAAAGTCGTTTGGTACCTCTTCGATGGCACAG CAGGAACGAAAAGTAAACGTGGATGGGGTGGATATCAATTGTTTGAGTGTAGGAACGGGTGAACATCCAGTTTTGCTTCTACCTGGTGCTGCAG GTTCGATATGGACAGACTTCAAACCACAAATAGAGGGTCTCGACAAAGAGAAGTTCACCATAGTCGCTTGGGATCCACCCGGTTATGGCAAGTCCAGACCACCCGATAGGAAATTTCCAGAAGACTTCTTCCAACGTGACGCTGTTTGGgctaataatttaatgaaagtttTGGGCCACTCGAAATTTTCGTTAATAGGATGGAGCGATGGAGCCATTACTTCGTTGATACTCTCCTCAATGTTCCctgaaaatattagaaaaatggtAGCCGTTGCAGGGAACTCGTACATAAGTCCAAAAGAAGTagaaatttacaaaa AATTCAGAGACATCGACACTTGGTCGGAGAAAATGCGAGCACCGATGATACAGGTTTATGGAGAGGAGTATTTTCGAAAGATCTGGACCGGCTGGGTCGACGGCGTTgagaaaatatacgaaaaacaaaatggcgacATTTGCAAAGGGTGTCTGTCGAAAATCAAATGTCCCACTTTGATCGTTCAGGGAAACAAGGACGCGATGGTTCTCCCTGAGCATCCTGTTTACCTGAAGGAACACATCGCGGGAGCAAA ATTGAAGCTGATGGAAAATGGGGCCCACAACTTGCACCTGCGATACCCAGAAGAATTCAACGCTCTCGTCACCGAATTTCTCACGGAATAA
- the LOC128877348 gene encoding valacyclovir hydrolase-like — MASLLCLSLFMMLLNGSKLSEATHEHKHGHGHCRDHNNGMQEDNVNVDGVNINYVRTGTGDHPVLLLPGAMGWSWFNFGPQIEGLDREKLTVIAWDPPGYGRSIPPTRTYPLNVLARDASWARNLMRTLGFETFSLVGWSEGGAVAMTLAGNYPDNVRKLVSVSSQAYITPEEMEQLRQSRNGSIPESVRDTVVAFYGEDYYSTMRANLIDGLENVYIKKNGSLCKEELPKIRAPTLVIHGRNDPGVPLFHATYLRDNIRGARLKIMENATHPVQLEHPQEFNSIVTNFLTEGIVT, encoded by the exons ATGGCATCGTTACTGTGCCTTAGTCTTTTCATGATGCTACTGAACGGGTCAAAATTATCAGAGGCGACGCATGAACATAAACATGGACATGGACATTGCCGCGACCATAATAATGGCATGCAG GAAGACAACGTCAACGTCGACGGAGTGAATATCAATTACGTTCGTACCGGGACCGGTGATCATCCAGTTTTGCTCCTACCTGGTGCCATGG GTTGGAGCTGGTTTAACTTCGGGCCACAGATAGAAGGACTCGACAGAGAGAAGCTGACCGTAATTGCATGGGATCCACCTGGATATGGGAGATCCATACCCCCTACCAGGACGTATCCACTAAACGTATTGGCACGCGACGCTTCCTGGGCGCGTAATTTAATGAGAACTTTGGGCTTTGAGACGTTTTCGTTGGTGGGATGGAGCGAGGGTGGCGCTGTCGCGATGACGCTCGCTGGGAACTACCCTGATAACGTCAGGAAGCTAGTGTCCGTCTCGAGCCAAGCCTACATAACTCCTGAAGAAATGGAGCAGCTCAGAC AATCTAGAAACGGGTCTATACCAGAGAGCGTACGGGATACGGTGGTGGCTTTCTATGGGGAGGATTATTACAGCACCATGAGGGCTAATTTGATCGATGGACTAGAGaatgtttacataaaaaaaaatggcagcTTGTGCAAGGAGGAACTACCGAAAATCAGAGCACCCACTTTGGTCATTCATGGCAGGAATGACCCTGGTGTCCCGCTGTTTCATGCAACTTATTTGAGAGATAACATTCGAGGTGCAAG GTTGAAGATAATGGAGAATGCAACACATCCTGTTCAACTGGAACATCCACAAGAATTCAACTCTATAGTTACCAATTTTTTGACCGAAGGAATCGTTACATAA
- the LOC128877347 gene encoding valacyclovir hydrolase-like produces the protein MSAVLCLTLFMMLLDGSKLYSEATHGHDHGHGHGHEHGQCRDKDQGVQEQKVNVDGVDINYVRTGTGDHPVLLLPGAMGWSWYNFGPQIEGLDKNKFTIIAWDPPGYGKSRPPSRTYPVNLYARDASWARNLMKTLGFERFSLVGWSEGGVTALTLAGDYPQNVRKLIATSAQAYMTSQEKDILKLFRNIDTLPAALRDPLVAYYGEDYFRTMWANYVDGLENIYVQRNGSLCKETLPKITAPTLIVHGRNDTGVPLYHPIYLKDNIRGARLKIMENATHPVQLEYPQEFNAIVTNFLTEGIVT, from the exons ATGTCAGCTGTTCTCTGTCTTACTCTTTTCATGATGTTGCTGGACGGGTCAAAATTATACTCGGAGGCGACACACGGACATGATCATGGACATGGACATGGACATGAACATGGACAGTGTCGCGATAAAGATCAAGGTGTACAG GAACAAAAAGTCAACGTCGATGGAGTGGATATCAATTATGTGCGCACTGGGACTGGCGATCATCCAGTTTTGCTTCTACCCGGTGCCATGG GTTGGAGTTGGTACAACTTCGGGCCACAAATAGAGGGTCTCGACAAAAATAAGTTCACCATAATCGCTTGGGATCCACCAGGCTACGGGAAGTCCAGACCCCCTAGCAGGACGTATCCAGTAAACCTGTATGCCCGCGACGCCTCTTGGGCCcgtaatttaatgaaaacctTGGGCTTCGAGAGGTTCTCGTTGGTAGGATGGAGCGAAGGTGGTGTTACTGCCCTAACACTCGCTGGTGACTACCCCCAAAACGTCAGGAAGCTAATAGCCACCTCGGCGCAAGCCTACATGACTTCTCAGGAGAAAGACATACTCAAAC TGTTCAGAAATATCGACACTTTACCAGCAGCCTTACGAGATCCACTGGTAGCGTATTACGGGGAAGATTACTTTAGAACCATGTGGGCTAATTACGTCGACGGACttgagaatatttatgtacagcGAAATGGTAGCTTGTGCAAGGAGACACTACCGAAAATCACAGCACCCACTTTGATCGTTCATGGTAGGAACGACACTGGTGTCCCATTGTATCACccaatttatttgaaagacAACATTCGAGGAGCGAG GTTGAAGATAATGGAGAACGCAACTCACCCGGTTCAACTGGAATATCCACAAGAATTCAATGCTATAGTTACCAACTTTTTAACGGAAGGAATCGTGACATAA
- the LOC128877343 gene encoding valacyclovir hydrolase-like: MVSYRSFSFETSSLLRLSLLVMLLNGSKLYSQATHEHDHGHDHGHDHGHGHEHGPGCHRDHVQGVQERKVNVDGVDINYVRTGNGEHPILLLPGGMGWSWYNFRPQIEGLDGEKFTIIAWDPPGYGKSRPPNRTFPLDFYSRDATWARNLMRTLGFEKFSPVGWSDGGISAMILTANYPQNVRKLISVSANSYLSPEEIVEYRKIRNIDVLPDLLRTQLTDYYGEPYFRSMWADWIDFFDNIYRNKNGDLCLEALPKIKAPTLIIQGQNDTGVPAFHPVYLRDHIQGAKMKIIPNATHPVQLEYPQEFNSVVTKFLTEGIVT, encoded by the exons ATGGTATCGTATCGAAGCTTTTCTTTCGAGACGTCGTCTCTGCTGCGTCTCAGCCTTCTCGTGATGTTGCTGAACGGGTCAAAATTATACTCACAGGCAACACATGAACATGATCATGGACATGATCATGGACACGATCATGGACATGGACATGAACATGGACCTGGATGTCATCGCGACCACGTTCAAGGCGTGCAG GAACGTAAAGTCAACGTCGACGGAGTGGACATCAATTATGTGCGCACTGGGAACGGTGAACATCCGATCTTGCTTCTACCCGGTGGCATGG GTTGGAGTTGGTACAACTTCAGGCCACAAATAGAGGGACTCGACGGAGAGAAGTTCACCATAATTGCTTGGGATCCACCCGGTTATGGAAAGTCCAGGCCCCCAAACAGGACGTTCCCTCTGGACTTTTATTCGCGCGATGCCACTTGGGCCCGTAATTTAATGAGAACTCTGGGCTTCGAGAAATTCTCGCCCGTAGGATGGAGCGATGGTGGCATTTCCGCGATGATCCTCACTGCCAACTATCCCCAAAACGTCAGGAAGCTTATATCCGTGTCGGCGAACTCCTATTTATCGCCAGAGGAAATAGTGGAGTACAGAA AAATCAGAAATATCGACGTTCTGCCTGACTTGCTGCGAACACAACTGACGGACTACTACGGCGAGCCCTATTTCCGAAGCATGTGGGCCGATTGGATCGATTTTTTCgacaatatttacagaaataaaaatggcgACTTGTGCTTGGAGGCTCTGCCGAAGATCAAAGCCCCCACTTTGATCATTCAAGGACAAAACGACACAGGAGTGCCTGCGTTTCATCCAGTTTATTTGAGAGACCACATCCAAGGAGCAAA GATGAAGATAATACCGAATGCAACTCACCCTGTGCAACTGGAATATCCGCAAGAGTTTAACTCTGTAGTTACAAAGTTTTTAACCGAAGGAATCGTAACATAA